A window from Solanum stenotomum isolate F172 chromosome 7, ASM1918654v1, whole genome shotgun sequence encodes these proteins:
- the LOC125870308 gene encoding protein WHAT'S THIS FACTOR 1 homolog, chloroplastic — MQFSNRLIHSLRSINRKPHEYGFFMQFKASISSLKVAWRKDPKLDQAIENDKKWKQCARVVKEVLNEPGQVIPLHYLEKRRERLGLQVKIKTFLDWNPGLFDLYLDRVRPKSEPVSFVRPSERLRQFLEEESRIFVNNESLLVSKLCKLLMMSKDKVVSADKLVQVKREFGFPNDLLVNLVPKYPEYFNLIGEPGEGKSFLQLVKWNPEFAKSVIELRAEEESRLTGIRTRPAFNWKLPPGFFIRKEVREWIRDWMELPYVSPYDDVLHLDQSSREMEKRNVGVFHELLSLSLYKRVPIPILGKFSDEYRFSNAFSNVFTRHSGIFYTSLKCGIKTAMLREAYKDGELIDRDPLLEIKDRFLELLAEGHKQKDELLRLQREMVQKDMEMMAVSNNDLDYHKCEEEEDAVI, encoded by the coding sequence ATGCAATTCAGTAATCGTCTTATACATTCACTCAGAAGCATTAACCGGAAACCCCATGAGTATGGGTTTTTCATGCAATTCAAAGCATCAATTTCAAGCCTGAAAGTGGCATGGCGGAAGGACCCAAAGCTAGACCAAGCAATTGAAAACGACAAGAAGTGGAAGCAGTGTGCAAGAGTTGTCAAGGAAGTGCTAAACGAGCCGGGTCAGGTAATCCCTCTTCACTATTTAGAGAAACGTCGTGAAAGATTGGGGTTGCAagtaaaaatcaaaacttttctTGATTGGAACCCCGGTTTGTTTGATTTATATCTGGATCGGGTCAGACCCAAATCTGAACCGGTCTCATTTGTTCGACCCAGTGAAAGACTAAGacaattcttggaagaggagAGTAGGATTTTTGTTAATAATGAATCTTTATTGGTTTCTAAATTATGCAAACTTTTGATGATGTCTAAGGATAAGGTTGTAAGTGCAGATAAATTGGTACAGGTGAAGAGGGAATTCGGGTTCCCGAATGATCTTTTAGTAAATTTAGTGCCAAAATATCCGGAATATTTTAACTTAATTGGTGAACCTGGGGAGGGGAAATCATTTTTGCAATTGGTTAAATGGAACCCAGAGTTTGCGAAGTCGGTGATTGAGCTAAGAGCTGAGGAAGAATCAAGGTTAACAGGAATCAGAACTAGGCCAGCATTTAACTGGAAACTTCCACCAGGTTTTTTCATTAGGAAGGAAGTAAGAGAGTGGATTCGAGATTGGATGGAGCTCCCTTATGTATCACCATATGATGATGTATTGCATTTGGACCAATCTTCACGAGAGATGGAGAAGAGGAATGTGGGGGTTTTCCACGAGCTGCTATCGCTTTCTCTTTATAAGAGGGTTCCCATTCCCATTTTAGGCAAGTTTAGTGATGAGTATAGGTTCTCAAATGCATTCTCAAATGTATTTACTAGGCATTCGGGGATATTCTATACTTCGTTGAAGTGTGGGATTAAAACTGCAATGCTTAGGGAAGCATACAAGGATGGTGAGCTGATAGATCGAGACCCACTTCTTGAGATTAAAGACAGATTTCTTGAGTTACTTGCTGAGGGCCACAAACAGAAAGATGAGCTCTTGAGATTGCAGAGAGAGATGGTTCAGAAGGACATGGAAATGATGGCAGTCAGCAATAATGATCTAGATTATCACAAATGTGAAGAGGAGGAAGATGCAGTGATTTGA
- the LOC125870293 gene encoding putative DUF21 domain-containing protein At1g03270 isoform X1 → MMGLVMNVVAIALAAGHKTKRPFGVDDQDIEFGNPWWFVYAGVSCFLVLFAGIMSGLTLGLMSMGLVELEILQRSGTITEKKQAATILPVVQKQHQLLVTLLLCNAAAMEALPIYLDKIFHPVVAVVLSVTFVLAFGEIIPQAICSRYGLAVGANFVWLVRVLMIICYPISYPIGKVLDAVLGHHSALFRRAQLKALVSIHGIEAGKGGELTHDETTIIRGALDLATKTAAVAMTPIESTFSLDVNSKLDWEAIGKILARGHSRVPVYSEHPKNIIGLLLVKSLLTVRAETETPVSSVSIRRMPRVPEDMPLYDILNEFQKGSSHMAAVEKVSKKDCNLVSDRAGVKGGENKFCNGDSQLTTPFLCKNDEKSNTLTINIDKVSLQNQEIKFPSLHQNGVMTNNSTYLAEDIEEGEVIGIITLEDVFEELLQEEIVDETDVYVDVHKRICVAAASSVARAPSTRKLTGQKASGKGSKDGLKRSQLSNDCSR, encoded by the exons A TGATGGGTTTGGTAATGAATGTGGTAGCAATAGCCCTAGCTGCTGGGCACAAAACGAAGAGACCCTTTGGTGTGGATGATCAGGATATTGAATTTGGAAACCCATGGTGGTTTGTTTATGCGGGTGTGTCTTGTTTTCTCGTGCTTTTTGCTGGAATTATGTCCGGGCTTACGTTGGGGCTGATGTCAATGGGACTTGTTGAGCTTGAAATTCTTCAAAGGAGTGGTACTATTACTGAGAAGAAACAAGCAG CTACTATTTTACCTGTTGTTCAAAAGCAGCATCAGCTTCTTGTAACTTTGCTTTTGTGTAATGCGGCTGCAATGGAG GCTCTTCCAATATACTTAGACAAAATTTTCCATCCTGTTGTTGCTGTCGTTCTCTCTGTGACTTTTGTTTTAGCTTTTGGTGAG ATTATTCCACAAGCGATATGCTCCCGATATGGGCTTGCTGTAGGTGCAAACTTTGTCTGGCTTGTTCGTGTTCTTATGATCATTTGCTATCCCATTTCTTACCCGATTGGAAAG GTTCTTGATGCTGTGTTGGGACATCATAGTGCTTTGTTCAGACGAGCTCAGTTGAAAGCCCTTGTTTCTATCCATGGTATAGAG GCTGGTAAAGGTGGTGAACTCACACATGATGAAACTACTATTATTCGCGGAGCACTGGATTTGGCAACAAAG ACTGCAGCAGTGGCTATGACGCCTATCGAATCAACCTTTTCTCTGGATGTCAATTCAAAGTTGGACTG GGAAGCGATTGGGAAAATCCTAGCACGAGGTCATAGCCGTGTTCCTGTTTATTCTGAACATCCAAAGAATATTATCGGACTTCTACTG GTAAAGAGTCTTCTTACAGTACGAGCAGAAACAGAGACCCCCGTTAGTTCTGTTTCCATCAGGAGAATGCCTAG GGTACCAGAGGATATGCCTTTGTATGATATTCTCAATGAATTTCAAAAGGGAAGCAGTCACATGGCAGCTGTAGAGAAAGTAAGCAAGAAAGACTGCAACCTTGTTTCTGATCGAGCTGGTGTCAAAGGTGGAGAAAACAAATTTTGTAATGGGGACTCACAGTTAACTACACCATTCCTGTGCAAGAATGATGAAAAATCAAACACTCTTACTATAAATATCGATAAGGTCTCGTTGCagaatcaagaaattaaattccCGTCGTTGCATCAAAATGGTGTTATGACAAATAACTCAACATATTTAGCAGAGGATATTGAAGAGGGGGAAGTCATTGGCATCATTACTCTGGAAGATGTTTTTGAGGAACTCCTGCAG GAGGAAATTGTGGACGAGACTGACGTATATGTAGATGTTCATAAAAG AATATGTGTAGCTGCTGCTTCATCAGTTGCTCGGGCACCTTCTACTAGGAAATTGACAGGTCAAAAGGCTTCA GGCAAGGGAAGCAAGGACGGACTCAAAAGAAGTCAGTTGAGCAATGATTGCAGTAGATAA
- the LOC125870293 gene encoding putative DUF21 domain-containing protein At1g03270 isoform X2, whose amino-acid sequence MGLVMNVVAIALAAGHKTKRPFGVDDQDIEFGNPWWFVYAGVSCFLVLFAGIMSGLTLGLMSMGLVELEILQRSGTITEKKQAATILPVVQKQHQLLVTLLLCNAAAMEALPIYLDKIFHPVVAVVLSVTFVLAFGEIIPQAICSRYGLAVGANFVWLVRVLMIICYPISYPIGKVLDAVLGHHSALFRRAQLKALVSIHGIEAGKGGELTHDETTIIRGALDLATKTAAVAMTPIESTFSLDVNSKLDWEAIGKILARGHSRVPVYSEHPKNIIGLLLVKSLLTVRAETETPVSSVSIRRMPRVPEDMPLYDILNEFQKGSSHMAAVEKVSKKDCNLVSDRAGVKGGENKFCNGDSQLTTPFLCKNDEKSNTLTINIDKVSLQNQEIKFPSLHQNGVMTNNSTYLAEDIEEGEVIGIITLEDVFEELLQEEIVDETDVYVDVHKRICVAAASSVARAPSTRKLTGQKASGKGSKDGLKRSQLSNDCSR is encoded by the exons ATGGGTTTGGTAATGAATGTGGTAGCAATAGCCCTAGCTGCTGGGCACAAAACGAAGAGACCCTTTGGTGTGGATGATCAGGATATTGAATTTGGAAACCCATGGTGGTTTGTTTATGCGGGTGTGTCTTGTTTTCTCGTGCTTTTTGCTGGAATTATGTCCGGGCTTACGTTGGGGCTGATGTCAATGGGACTTGTTGAGCTTGAAATTCTTCAAAGGAGTGGTACTATTACTGAGAAGAAACAAGCAG CTACTATTTTACCTGTTGTTCAAAAGCAGCATCAGCTTCTTGTAACTTTGCTTTTGTGTAATGCGGCTGCAATGGAG GCTCTTCCAATATACTTAGACAAAATTTTCCATCCTGTTGTTGCTGTCGTTCTCTCTGTGACTTTTGTTTTAGCTTTTGGTGAG ATTATTCCACAAGCGATATGCTCCCGATATGGGCTTGCTGTAGGTGCAAACTTTGTCTGGCTTGTTCGTGTTCTTATGATCATTTGCTATCCCATTTCTTACCCGATTGGAAAG GTTCTTGATGCTGTGTTGGGACATCATAGTGCTTTGTTCAGACGAGCTCAGTTGAAAGCCCTTGTTTCTATCCATGGTATAGAG GCTGGTAAAGGTGGTGAACTCACACATGATGAAACTACTATTATTCGCGGAGCACTGGATTTGGCAACAAAG ACTGCAGCAGTGGCTATGACGCCTATCGAATCAACCTTTTCTCTGGATGTCAATTCAAAGTTGGACTG GGAAGCGATTGGGAAAATCCTAGCACGAGGTCATAGCCGTGTTCCTGTTTATTCTGAACATCCAAAGAATATTATCGGACTTCTACTG GTAAAGAGTCTTCTTACAGTACGAGCAGAAACAGAGACCCCCGTTAGTTCTGTTTCCATCAGGAGAATGCCTAG GGTACCAGAGGATATGCCTTTGTATGATATTCTCAATGAATTTCAAAAGGGAAGCAGTCACATGGCAGCTGTAGAGAAAGTAAGCAAGAAAGACTGCAACCTTGTTTCTGATCGAGCTGGTGTCAAAGGTGGAGAAAACAAATTTTGTAATGGGGACTCACAGTTAACTACACCATTCCTGTGCAAGAATGATGAAAAATCAAACACTCTTACTATAAATATCGATAAGGTCTCGTTGCagaatcaagaaattaaattccCGTCGTTGCATCAAAATGGTGTTATGACAAATAACTCAACATATTTAGCAGAGGATATTGAAGAGGGGGAAGTCATTGGCATCATTACTCTGGAAGATGTTTTTGAGGAACTCCTGCAG GAGGAAATTGTGGACGAGACTGACGTATATGTAGATGTTCATAAAAG AATATGTGTAGCTGCTGCTTCATCAGTTGCTCGGGCACCTTCTACTAGGAAATTGACAGGTCAAAAGGCTTCA GGCAAGGGAAGCAAGGACGGACTCAAAAGAAGTCAGTTGAGCAATGATTGCAGTAGATAA